The uncultured Desulfobulbus sp. genome window below encodes:
- the pilO gene encoding type 4a pilus biogenesis protein PilO, producing MKKLTKLESFGLIAAILVSGSYFYMKKVYDPEAKALKKTISRLNQKIGAYNKLQEPPNPAGLKKRLERKTAEEKEMAAALHAAGGRTDAESEVTEILAEISLMAQRENMQVLKLIPGDTVETDVYKWRKVELQLRGQFYNFVVLIERLKLMAQPLELRQLEIKLVQGEYDEVLITATLQV from the coding sequence ATGAAGAAATTGACCAAGTTGGAGTCCTTTGGCCTGATCGCCGCCATCCTGGTGAGCGGCAGTTATTTTTACATGAAAAAGGTCTACGACCCCGAGGCCAAGGCCCTGAAAAAGACTATCTCCCGCCTCAATCAAAAAATCGGCGCCTATAACAAGTTACAGGAGCCTCCCAATCCGGCCGGTTTAAAAAAACGACTGGAGCGGAAAACCGCCGAAGAGAAGGAAATGGCAGCAGCCCTGCACGCTGCGGGTGGCCGAACCGATGCCGAGTCTGAGGTCACGGAAATACTGGCCGAGATCAGCCTCATGGCCCAGCGCGAAAACATGCAGGTGCTCAAGCTGATTCCCGGGGACACCGTGGAAACGGATGTGTACAAGTGGCGCAAGGTCGAGCTGCAGTTGCGCGGTCAATTTTATAATTTTGTGGTCCTGATCGAGCGGTTGAAACTGATGGCCCAGCCCCTTGAATTGCGGCAGCTGGAGATCAAGCTCGTCCAGGGAGAATATGATGAAGTGCTTATTACAGCAACCTTGCAGGTATAA
- a CDS encoding secretin N-terminal domain-containing protein has protein sequence MKGRSPIICLAAMLLLHGCGYKEREGVLLDGHPFSQPPQKARPQQEKPLPPIPVEKPIVKIISGSQVSGMEEAQALMRQRHRSPLGLRTVVEQLAVNEVPLIQVAATLSEMSGFNIAVSRKAADLPITTYLHDIPLRQALESICRLNDLWYREDERIITLMTTGEYASEMVIRRNEKSRAYWLRYTNANDMAKILQAVMSAKIQFNDIGSEEVYGHVKEEKEAGTQLTVSEETSKLSTIDSAEVKKLVNLGELDQSGNNALALSKKIDKSVPAVITVFKRNNSIIARSLDESILEDIGRIIELMDTPTSQVLLEIAILQINLTGGFESFFSVDYPGNTNLSFDSLMSSSGPSAPTSTLLFGNQNIQARLALYAKDDRVKVLSTPYLMSANNSKVEFFIGQEVPLRDDVESKVLYNDDGDVTSTMFEVTVNREELGTDIEISSFINEDGTITMDLEAEISSPQYNLTTIGVANEATGDVVEFPLDGKETNELTSIVTAASGQTIALGGIIREELQEYENKVPLLGDIPGLGFFFKDISDTKEKTETVILLTPHIIRHPELAGAETERFLERRSSHPVATHGVDTILDFPTKDKNEQENNDAAAGTDTPGSSALTK, from the coding sequence ATGAAGGGGCGTTCTCCAATTATTTGTCTGGCAGCGATGCTCCTGCTCCACGGTTGCGGTTACAAGGAACGCGAGGGAGTCCTGCTGGACGGGCATCCCTTTTCCCAGCCGCCCCAGAAGGCCCGGCCCCAGCAGGAGAAGCCTCTACCGCCGATCCCTGTGGAAAAACCGATTGTGAAAATCATATCCGGAAGTCAGGTCTCCGGCATGGAGGAGGCCCAGGCCCTGATGCGCCAGCGCCACCGCAGCCCCCTGGGGTTGCGCACGGTAGTGGAACAGCTGGCCGTCAACGAGGTGCCGCTGATACAGGTGGCTGCCACCCTCTCGGAGATGTCGGGCTTTAACATCGCGGTCTCGCGCAAGGCCGCCGACCTGCCCATCACCACCTATCTGCACGATATTCCCCTGCGCCAGGCCCTGGAGTCGATCTGCCGACTCAACGATCTCTGGTACCGGGAAGATGAACGGATCATCACCCTCATGACCACCGGGGAGTATGCCAGCGAGATGGTGATTCGCCGCAACGAGAAGAGCCGGGCCTACTGGCTGCGTTACACCAACGCCAACGATATGGCCAAGATCCTCCAGGCGGTGATGAGCGCCAAGATCCAGTTCAACGATATCGGCAGCGAAGAGGTCTATGGCCATGTCAAGGAAGAGAAAGAGGCCGGTACCCAACTGACAGTAAGCGAGGAGACAAGCAAGCTGAGCACCATCGACAGCGCGGAGGTCAAGAAGCTGGTCAACCTGGGCGAGCTGGATCAGAGCGGCAACAACGCCCTGGCCCTGAGCAAGAAAATCGACAAGTCGGTGCCTGCGGTGATCACCGTGTTCAAGCGCAACAACTCGATCATCGCCCGCTCCCTGGATGAATCCATCCTCGAGGATATCGGCCGCATCATCGAGCTGATGGACACCCCCACCAGCCAGGTGCTGCTGGAGATCGCCATATTGCAGATCAATCTCACCGGTGGCTTCGAAAGTTTTTTTTCGGTGGATTACCCGGGCAACACCAACCTTTCCTTTGATAGCCTTATGAGTTCCTCCGGACCATCCGCTCCCACCTCCACCCTGCTCTTTGGCAATCAGAACATTCAGGCGCGGCTGGCGCTCTATGCCAAGGATGACCGGGTCAAGGTACTCTCCACCCCCTATCTGATGAGCGCCAACAACTCCAAGGTGGAGTTCTTCATCGGCCAGGAGGTGCCCCTGCGCGACGACGTAGAGAGCAAGGTGCTCTACAACGATGACGGAGATGTCACCAGTACCATGTTCGAGGTCACGGTCAACCGGGAGGAGCTGGGCACGGATATCGAGATCTCCTCGTTCATCAACGAGGATGGGACCATCACCATGGACCTGGAGGCCGAAATCTCCTCGCCCCAGTACAACCTGACCACCATCGGCGTGGCCAACGAGGCCACCGGCGATGTGGTGGAATTTCCCCTGGATGGGAAGGAGACCAACGAGCTGACCTCGATCGTCACCGCGGCCTCGGGCCAGACCATTGCCCTGGGCGGCATCATCCGCGAGGAGCTGCAGGAGTATGAAAACAAGGTGCCGCTTTTGGGCGATATTCCTGGCCTGGGGTTCTTTTTCAAGGATATCAGCGACACCAAGGAAAAAACCGAGACGGTGATTCTGCTCACCCCGCATATCATCCGCCATCCGGAGCTTGCCGGTGCCGAGACCGAACGTTTTCTCGAACGCCGCAGTTCACACCCGGTGGCGACCCATGGGGTGGACACCATTCTCGATTTTCCAACCAAAGACAAGAACGAACAGGAGAACAATGATGCAGCCGCTGGAACAGATACACCAGGTTCATCCGCTCTCACAAAGTAA
- a CDS encoding type IV pilus twitching motility protein PilT: protein MMQPLEQIHQVHPLSQSKPGSMDELLRLTGQLGATDLHLSGNMPPSYRIRGKITPYPCPPFTPRELEERLGEIMSSRHMELLKSKYSVDLGLNKPGVGRFRVIIFYQRGCMSAAIRMLADGMPGFKELGLPESLSQLPRFHDGLVLVTGATGSGKSTTLATIIDEINRTSQRNIITIEDPIEYEHANIKCIISQRELFTDVASFADAIRDSLRQDPDVILVGEMRDPETIRTAITAAETGHLVFSTLHSRDATSSINRIVGTFPAGEQSQIRQQLSTSLRTVVSQRLLPNTGGTGRVPAVEIMFINTGISNLIRNGKDEMIYSSIETGLREGMQTMEQSLVRLVYEGKISVETALGAARRPDLLQKRLSVMRCV, encoded by the coding sequence ATGATGCAGCCGCTGGAACAGATACACCAGGTTCATCCGCTCTCACAAAGTAAACCCGGCTCCATGGATGAGCTGCTGCGCCTGACAGGCCAACTGGGGGCGACCGATCTCCACCTCTCGGGCAATATGCCGCCCTCCTACCGGATTCGGGGCAAGATCACCCCCTACCCCTGCCCGCCGTTTACGCCCAGAGAGCTGGAAGAGCGGCTGGGGGAGATCATGTCTTCGCGCCATATGGAGCTTTTAAAGAGCAAATACTCGGTGGATCTGGGCTTGAACAAGCCCGGAGTGGGCCGCTTTCGGGTGATCATCTTTTACCAGCGCGGCTGCATGTCCGCAGCCATCCGTATGCTGGCGGATGGCATGCCCGGATTCAAGGAGCTGGGGTTGCCGGAGAGTCTGTCCCAACTGCCCAGATTTCATGATGGCCTGGTTTTGGTGACCGGGGCCACAGGCTCGGGTAAATCCACCACCCTGGCGACCATTATCGATGAAATCAACCGGACCAGCCAGCGCAACATCATCACCATCGAAGACCCCATCGAGTACGAACATGCCAATATCAAGTGCATCATCTCCCAACGGGAACTGTTCACGGATGTGGCCTCCTTTGCCGATGCCATCCGCGACAGTCTGCGCCAGGATCCCGACGTGATCCTGGTTGGTGAGATGCGCGACCCGGAGACCATCCGCACCGCGATCACCGCCGCCGAAACCGGCCACCTGGTCTTCTCGACCCTGCACTCCCGGGATGCGACCAGTTCGATCAACCGTATTGTGGGCACCTTTCCAGCGGGCGAGCAGAGCCAGATCCGGCAGCAGTTGTCCACCTCGCTGCGGACGGTTGTCTCCCAGCGGCTACTGCCCAATACCGGCGGCACCGGCCGGGTCCCGGCGGTGGAGATCATGTTCATCAATACCGGCATCTCCAACCTGATCCGCAACGGTAAGGACGAGATGATCTACTCCTCCATTGAGACGGGCCTCAGGGAAGGGATGCAGACCATGGAACAGTCGCTGGTGCGGCTGGTGTACGAAGGCAAGATCTCGGTGGAGACGGCGCTCGGCGCGGCCCGGCGACCGGATCTGCTCCAGAAACGGTTGTCGGTGATGCGGTGTGTCTGA
- a CDS encoding GspE/PulE family protein, whose translation MARQRFGEYLIQHKILTKEAVSSILDEQRVLQDEFGQLAVRRGLMNETELVGHLSSFLGIPLFDAEVVKPDPELTGRIPKKLALKLGLFPAGFGAGGELVCACAGPINIAALQSVGRLVNRTVSLQLVSRRSLRKMQTELYSRQYDTSIKISAVASASEDDVHLISELLEKLLLRAINLGASDIHVEPAFNDLIIRFRVDGMLMVAETLPIKLAGKLLTRIKVLSRLNIAEKRMPQDGAFFFKPERLDVDIEGTNIRTSILPVVHGEKAVMRILPPHDSAIDLETIGMQADTLELFRQIVTTPYGIVLVTGPTGSGKSTTLYSVLRMLRSDTINLTTLEDPVEVKMGGGINQTQIDPGPKITFAGALRAILRQDPDVIMVGEIRDGETVRVALQAAITGHLVLSTLHTNDAPSAFTRLMDMGAEPFLVANSIRGVLAQRLVRRVCPDCAEQESITKSELRMLGLPENETLMVSRGQGCEGCNFKGYRGRSGLYELLAVDDQLQKMVAGQETTDRIRDYAITELGFRTLRDEGILRIRQGVTTPEEVMRVTMG comes from the coding sequence ATGGCACGACAGCGATTCGGCGAATATCTGATTCAACACAAAATTCTGACCAAGGAGGCGGTCTCCTCTATCCTGGATGAGCAACGGGTGCTCCAGGACGAATTCGGGCAGCTGGCGGTACGCCGCGGGCTGATGAATGAGACGGAATTGGTTGGGCATCTTTCCAGTTTTCTCGGCATTCCCCTCTTCGATGCCGAGGTGGTCAAACCCGACCCGGAGCTGACTGGCAGGATCCCCAAAAAACTCGCCCTCAAGCTGGGCCTCTTCCCTGCCGGTTTCGGCGCAGGTGGAGAACTGGTCTGTGCCTGTGCCGGACCGATCAATATTGCCGCCTTGCAGTCGGTGGGACGGCTGGTCAACCGCACGGTGAGCCTGCAGCTGGTCTCTCGCAGGAGTCTGCGCAAAATGCAGACCGAACTCTACAGCCGCCAGTACGATACCTCGATCAAGATCAGCGCCGTGGCCTCCGCATCCGAGGACGATGTGCACCTGATCAGTGAACTGCTGGAAAAGCTGCTGTTGCGGGCCATCAATCTCGGCGCTTCGGATATCCATGTGGAACCGGCCTTCAACGACCTGATCATTCGATTTCGGGTTGACGGCATGCTGATGGTAGCCGAGACCCTGCCGATCAAACTGGCGGGAAAGCTGCTGACGCGCATCAAGGTCCTGTCCCGGCTCAATATCGCGGAAAAACGTATGCCCCAGGATGGTGCCTTTTTCTTCAAGCCGGAGCGGTTGGATGTGGACATCGAGGGCACCAATATTCGAACCTCGATTCTACCGGTGGTCCACGGAGAAAAGGCGGTTATGCGTATTCTCCCCCCCCACGACTCAGCCATTGACCTGGAAACCATCGGCATGCAGGCCGACACCCTGGAGCTGTTTCGCCAGATCGTCACCACCCCCTACGGCATCGTTTTGGTCACCGGCCCCACAGGCAGCGGTAAATCCACCACCCTCTATTCGGTGCTGCGCATGCTGCGCTCGGACACGATCAACCTGACCACCCTGGAAGATCCGGTGGAGGTCAAGATGGGGGGAGGCATCAACCAAACCCAGATCGACCCGGGCCCCAAGATCACCTTTGCCGGGGCCCTGCGCGCCATTCTCCGCCAGGACCCGGACGTGATCATGGTGGGTGAGATTCGCGACGGTGAAACCGTGCGCGTAGCGCTGCAGGCGGCTATCACCGGCCATCTGGTGCTCTCTACCCTCCATACCAATGACGCCCCATCGGCCTTTACCCGGCTGATGGACATGGGGGCGGAACCCTTTCTGGTGGCAAATTCAATCCGTGGGGTGCTGGCCCAGCGCCTGGTACGCCGCGTTTGCCCGGACTGCGCCGAGCAGGAATCGATTACAAAAAGCGAACTGCGTATGCTCGGACTCCCTGAAAACGAAACGCTGATGGTCAGTCGAGGCCAGGGCTGTGAGGGCTGCAACTTCAAAGGCTATCGGGGACGTAGCGGCCTCTACGAGCTGCTGGCGGTGGATGATCAACTCCAGAAGATGGTGGCCGGCCAGGAGACCACGGACCGAATCAGGGACTACGCCATAACCGAGTTAGGGTTTCGCACCCTGCGCGATGAGGGCATCCTTAGAATTCGCCAGGGGGTGACCACGCCCGAAGAGGTCATGCGGGTCACAATGGGATAA
- a CDS encoding type II secretion system F family protein, producing the protein MPMYAFTAIDAKGELTRSTLVAANPTAAANAILAKGMTPMEIREAEEGSGGDLNSLLLQFGRIRLQEILLFLQMMAALLGSGITITESIAVLHEQMLNRRFRHVLGEVKMQIEGGVSFSESLGRFPTVFPEVVINMLRAGEAGGILERVLSDLVVYLEKKAALRKMLIRSFLYPSVVLVVAIGVVIFLVVFVIPKFTTLLQGSKLPWNTQLMLDISDFIIANANTLIMGTLGSIALIITLFNLEQSRQLIDRYKVYLPVLGPIARMGVIVQFTRTLGSLLNSGIPLVEALGITRDTLTNKAARTDVDQVADKVAEGEQLSEVLAKGSLFTSLMIAMTRIGEQSGNLDKQVTLVADLYEQQLEDRIKWMSSLIEPMLIIFLGGVVGFVAWSLVAGMLALYKS; encoded by the coding sequence ATGCCCATGTACGCTTTTACCGCCATTGATGCCAAAGGAGAGCTGACACGTTCGACCCTGGTGGCCGCGAACCCGACGGCAGCGGCCAACGCCATCCTGGCCAAGGGAATGACCCCCATGGAGATTCGCGAGGCCGAAGAAGGCAGCGGCGGCGATCTCAACAGTCTCCTGCTCCAATTCGGCCGAATCAGGCTCCAGGAGATCCTGCTCTTTCTGCAGATGATGGCCGCTCTGCTCGGTTCGGGTATCACCATCACCGAGTCCATTGCGGTGCTGCATGAACAGATGCTCAACCGACGCTTCAGGCATGTGCTTGGTGAGGTCAAGATGCAGATTGAAGGCGGTGTCTCCTTCAGCGAATCCCTGGGCCGTTTCCCCACCGTCTTTCCCGAGGTGGTGATCAACATGCTCAGGGCCGGAGAAGCGGGTGGTATCCTGGAGCGGGTCCTGAGCGATCTGGTGGTATATCTGGAAAAAAAAGCGGCCCTGCGCAAGATGCTCATTCGCAGTTTTCTCTACCCCTCGGTGGTGCTGGTGGTGGCCATTGGCGTGGTCATCTTTCTGGTGGTGTTTGTCATCCCCAAATTCACGACCTTGCTTCAGGGGTCCAAACTGCCCTGGAACACGCAGTTGATGCTGGATATTTCCGACTTCATCATCGCAAACGCCAATACCTTGATCATGGGCACCCTGGGAAGTATCGCCCTGATCATCACCCTGTTCAACCTGGAGCAGAGTCGGCAGCTGATCGACCGGTACAAGGTGTATCTGCCGGTATTAGGGCCCATTGCCCGCATGGGAGTGATCGTTCAATTTACCCGTACCCTGGGTTCTCTGCTCAACAGCGGCATTCCCCTGGTGGAGGCCCTGGGTATTACCCGTGACACCCTGACCAACAAGGCGGCACGCACAGATGTGGACCAGGTAGCGGACAAGGTGGCTGAAGGAGAGCAGTTATCCGAGGTGCTGGCCAAAGGCTCCCTCTTCACCAGCCTGATGATTGCCATGACCCGTATCGGGGAGCAGTCGGGCAACCTGGATAAGCAGGTGACCCTGGTGGCGGACCTCTACGAACAGCAACTCGAAGACCGGATCAAATGGATGAGCAGCCTGATAGAGCCCATGCTGATCATCTTCTTGGGCGGCGTGGTTGGTTTTGTCGCCTGGTCCCTGGTGGCGGGCATGCTCGCGTTGTACAAGTCGTAA
- a CDS encoding peptidylprolyl isomerase: MKRITLTFACTLALLVGSGCDRQPDNALVQYKGGVLTSEDLQAHYQSLKRKNQFRSKPELLTPEFVFDHALNMEMIIAKGLAEGLHHDPRIRTILHEHMSDLFLKIMEEKLITPIDRDSITEEEMHAFYEQHKDQYQDKSRYTLSAFSLDPNKATEALAAVKSGQLDFAAAAADYALEEQAQKSGGKTGTRTLRRFQPNWQPVVEQLEPGVASGPIQLDGKTWIMRLERKTPSHQYSFEEKKTYIRNDVLYARYRDQWQSVYDGLKKQFEVQVDQKLLDAFYQQAKAAEQQAQPEIQAQQTEKTAQVSQGGTP; encoded by the coding sequence ATGAAACGAATTACCCTAACCTTTGCCTGCACCCTTGCCCTTTTGGTGGGCAGCGGTTGCGACCGGCAACCGGACAATGCCCTGGTCCAGTATAAGGGCGGCGTCCTGACCAGCGAAGATCTGCAGGCCCATTACCAAAGCCTGAAACGGAAAAACCAGTTTCGCTCCAAACCGGAGTTACTGACCCCGGAATTTGTTTTTGATCATGCCCTGAACATGGAGATGATCATAGCCAAGGGCCTGGCCGAAGGGCTGCATCACGACCCGAGGATCAGGACTATCCTCCATGAGCATATGAGTGATCTCTTTCTCAAGATCATGGAAGAGAAGCTGATTACCCCCATTGACCGGGATTCGATCACCGAGGAAGAGATGCACGCCTTCTACGAACAGCACAAAGACCAGTACCAGGATAAATCCAGGTATACGCTTTCCGCCTTCAGCCTGGATCCAAACAAGGCGACAGAAGCGCTTGCGGCCGTCAAAAGCGGGCAACTTGATTTTGCGGCGGCTGCTGCCGACTACGCCCTTGAAGAACAGGCGCAAAAATCTGGGGGAAAAACCGGAACCCGTACCCTGCGCCGCTTTCAGCCCAACTGGCAGCCGGTTGTCGAGCAACTTGAGCCCGGGGTGGCCTCCGGGCCGATCCAACTGGACGGAAAAACCTGGATTATGCGACTGGAACGTAAAACCCCCTCGCATCAGTACAGCTTTGAAGAGAAAAAAACCTATATTCGCAATGATGTTCTCTATGCCCGCTACCGGGATCAGTGGCAAAGCGTCTATGACGGCTTGAAGAAACAGTTTGAGGTCCAGGTTGACCAGAAGCTGCTTGATGCATTCTATCAACAGGCAAAAGCTGCAGAGCAGCAGGCGCAACCGGAGATCCAAGCCCAGCAGACCGAGAAAACCGCGCAGGTCAGCCAAGGGGGGACCCCATGA
- a CDS encoding type II secretion system protein GspG: MDKFSLAGVLIISSLMAFTDAPQQLRTVIDESIRTGQQLATAGDLRSMSTMLEMYYFKHGRYPRADRFEPWLAANFKENHLKDLANDHWGHPYFYSDNQEKSYSLSSLGEDGILGTEDDMTVTGP, from the coding sequence ATGGATAAATTCAGCCTGGCAGGTGTGCTCATCATCAGCTCGTTAATGGCCTTTACCGACGCACCCCAACAACTTCGAACCGTTATCGACGAATCCATCCGCACAGGACAACAACTGGCCACCGCAGGGGATCTGCGCTCCATGTCGACCATGCTTGAGATGTATTATTTCAAGCATGGTCGCTATCCCCGTGCCGATCGTTTCGAGCCCTGGCTGGCTGCAAACTTCAAGGAAAACCATTTGAAAGACCTGGCCAACGATCACTGGGGACACCCCTATTTCTATAGCGATAACCAGGAAAAATCCTACAGTCTCAGCAGTCTGGGCGAAGATGGTATTCTGGGGACCGAAGATGACATGACGGTGACCGGACCATGA
- a CDS encoding A24 family peptidase, producing MNTVQVLQNSSIAPVLLSSCFGLALGSFLNVVILRLPEGFQVFFGSVFSRCPQCERRIGWYDNVPVVSYLLLRGRCRACGRRISIQYPLVELAMAAITTWLFYSYGPTPYFFLYTLFFALLLAVAVIDLRLRTIPDSLVILGCFAGITGSFFTPFPGWINALAGMVLGFLVPLVVTTIYEWLRDKTMIGGGDIKLLAMIGAFVGWQPLGSILFYSALLGLLVAVAARVTGKSDRLPFAPFLALGTLIAMFAPLFF from the coding sequence ATGAATACCGTGCAGGTTCTTCAAAACAGCTCCATCGCCCCTGTGCTGCTGAGCAGTTGCTTTGGCCTTGCCCTGGGGAGTTTTCTCAACGTGGTGATCCTTCGGCTTCCCGAGGGCTTCCAGGTCTTTTTTGGTTCGGTTTTTTCACGCTGCCCCCAATGTGAACGGCGCATTGGCTGGTACGACAATGTTCCGGTGGTCAGCTACCTGCTTCTGCGTGGGCGCTGCCGGGCTTGCGGCAGGAGGATTTCCATCCAGTACCCGCTGGTGGAACTGGCCATGGCAGCCATCACCACCTGGCTGTTTTACAGCTATGGCCCGACCCCGTACTTTTTCCTCTACACCCTCTTCTTCGCCCTCCTTCTGGCGGTGGCCGTGATTGACCTTCGCCTGAGAACCATTCCGGATTCTCTGGTTATTCTCGGCTGTTTTGCCGGTATCACGGGCAGCTTTTTCACCCCATTCCCTGGCTGGATCAACGCCCTGGCAGGGATGGTACTGGGCTTCCTGGTACCGCTGGTAGTCACCACCATCTATGAATGGCTACGCGATAAAACCATGATCGGCGGCGGAGATATCAAGCTGCTGGCCATGATCGGAGCCTTTGTCGGCTGGCAGCCCCTGGGGAGCATTCTCTTTTACAGTGCTCTTCTGGGCCTTCTGGTAGCGGTGGCCGCCAGAGTGACGGGGAAATCCGACCGGTTGCCTTTTGCTCCCTTTCTTGCTTTGGGCACACTCATTGCCATGTTTGCTCCGCTTTTTTTTTAA
- a CDS encoding TlpA disulfide reductase family protein, translating to MLRINKVRHLSHLAMLCLLTGCLLLNGCNNPKAGGLTGLPAPECSLNMLDGTSISLADLRGKPVLLEFWAPWCEGCLKNISPLKKLHKRLGTELAIIAPSSEIGPVTVRRFAHEHSIPYPIALSSQHLLESFQVHAIPVTVLIDRQGIIRYHHAGQFTAAALEKRIRELP from the coding sequence ATGCTCAGAATAAATAAGGTGCGCCATCTATCCCACCTTGCCATGCTCTGCCTGCTCACAGGCTGCCTTCTTCTCAATGGGTGCAACAATCCAAAGGCAGGAGGTCTCACCGGCCTTCCTGCGCCGGAATGCAGCCTGAACATGCTTGATGGTACCAGTATCAGCCTTGCCGACTTACGGGGAAAACCTGTACTGCTCGAGTTTTGGGCTCCGTGGTGCGAGGGCTGTCTGAAGAATATCAGCCCCTTAAAAAAATTGCATAAACGTTTGGGGACAGAACTGGCAATCATAGCACCCTCATCAGAAATCGGACCTGTGACGGTGCGCCGGTTCGCCCATGAACACTCCATCCCCTACCCCATTGCTCTTTCCAGTCAGCACCTGCTCGAATCGTTTCAGGTACATGCCATTCCGGTGACCGTGCTCATCGATCGCCAGGGCATTATCCGCTATCATCATGCAGGCCAGTTCACCGCTGCGGCCCTGGAAAAACGTATCCGTGAGCTTCCCTGA
- a CDS encoding Crp/Fnr family transcriptional regulator, with protein MQERTGLLKSPLLLRLSPELQQQLQTMAIFRPLKRGEHLFFEGEPIHHFHYLLSGRIKEYYPTSEGELCLRHIALPGHYLSLHQLLSKHINYSYSAQAIAACRCWSWPINFFSDMMSREPSVSMQVVRLLSENVEHSCRHTCLCRKSRALAKVAGYLLSKKGHLTRQARLIGNITPSIQIDLRPLELAADEICLARETFSRALTILTEQELVQVRHGVVELLDEQGLREVSTVANGPGCVKGRRRKKQGL; from the coding sequence ATGCAAGAACGCACAGGTTTACTCAAGAGCCCTCTATTACTGCGCTTGTCTCCAGAACTGCAGCAGCAACTGCAAACCATGGCTATCTTTCGCCCCCTCAAGCGCGGAGAACACCTGTTTTTTGAAGGTGAGCCAATCCACCACTTTCACTACCTGCTCAGCGGCCGCATCAAGGAATACTACCCCACCAGTGAAGGTGAACTATGCCTGCGGCATATCGCCTTGCCTGGTCACTACCTGAGCCTGCACCAACTGCTTTCCAAGCACATCAACTATAGTTACTCAGCTCAGGCCATTGCGGCCTGTCGCTGCTGGTCCTGGCCCATCAATTTTTTTTCGGACATGATGAGTCGTGAGCCCTCTGTCTCGATGCAGGTTGTCCGCCTGCTCTCAGAAAATGTGGAGCACTCCTGCCGACACACCTGCCTTTGCCGCAAGTCACGGGCTCTGGCAAAAGTCGCAGGCTACCTGTTGAGCAAAAAAGGCCATCTGACCCGGCAGGCCAGACTCATCGGCAACATAACGCCCTCAATCCAGATAGATCTCCGTCCCCTGGAGCTGGCTGCCGATGAAATCTGCCTGGCCAGAGAAACCTTTTCCCGAGCCCTCACAATTCTCACAGAACAGGAACTGGTGCAAGTCAGACATGGTGTAGTCGAGTTGCTCGATGAGCAAGGCTTGAGAGAAGTAAGCACGGTAGCCAATGGTCCTGGATGCGTCAAAGGGAGAAGACGTAAAAAACAGGGGTTGTGA
- a CDS encoding class I SAM-dependent methyltransferase produces the protein MDGDTSFEIMGPIFTAVAGDVSLALATLELKPGANILDVGTGAAQCALSLALEGFSVVTGEPANDTSIYAGKDWYDKAKRLGVAERIHFQPFAADDMPFSKQSFDAVFFFGVLHHIDEALRQNVFHEAFRVSKPGGSVVFFEPKAQTLELVRKNDPDHPDAADPEAYTLIGDVHVSRITGQMMQISIFQRKDY, from the coding sequence TTGGACGGCGATACTTCATTCGAGATAATGGGGCCAATTTTTACTGCGGTGGCAGGTGATGTTTCTCTGGCGCTTGCAACACTTGAGCTCAAACCAGGGGCGAACATTCTTGATGTGGGGACGGGGGCCGCGCAATGCGCCCTTTCACTGGCGCTGGAGGGCTTTTCAGTTGTGACCGGGGAACCGGCGAACGATACGTCCATCTACGCGGGCAAGGATTGGTATGACAAGGCAAAACGTTTGGGTGTTGCAGAGCGGATACACTTTCAGCCTTTTGCGGCAGACGACATGCCCTTTTCTAAACAATCATTTGATGCGGTCTTCTTTTTTGGAGTATTGCACCACATCGATGAAGCCCTGCGGCAAAATGTTTTCCATGAAGCCTTCAGGGTGAGCAAACCCGGTGGTTCCGTAGTCTTTTTTGAACCTAAGGCTCAGACCCTGGAGCTTGTCAGGAAAAACGATCCAGACCATCCCGACGCAGCAGATCCTGAAGCGTATACCCTGATAGGCGATGTTCATGTCTCCAGGATCACCGGCCAGATGATGCAGATCTCAATTTTTCAGCGTAAAGATTACTGA